The Desulfovibrio piger DNA segment GCAAGCCTTGTTACCGCAGGAAGATACCGGCCCGGACGACCGGACGGTCTCGTCACGAATGGCAGCGTTGTCGAGATTGCCCTAGCGGCAAAAGACGAAACCGCCGGACGATCGTCCCGCATGGCGTGCCGCTCCTTCTCTTTTGCCGCCTTCTACTCCTGGTCGAACAGGTCCTCGACACGTTGCAGGGTAATGCCCAGCTCGGAGGCCGCCGCGAACGCTTCCGATACCTTGTCGCTCGGTACGACCATGAAGACATATTCATCGCCGCCCGTATCCCACAGCAGGATCGTCAGGCCATAGCGGTCATGCAAGACGGGGCTGCAAGCGCGGAGCACCTCCTCGGGGTACGCGTCTTCATCATCGCAGGGGGGCAGGTGTTCCTTTGCCCCCGGCGGCAAGAGGCAGCACAGGGAGGCGAAAACTTCTTCCGGCGCTTCCTTCCAGTCTACCCAATCCAGGCGTTTCCGGTCCCGCAGGGCCAATCGCATCAACGTAACATGCCAGCCGGTGTAGGCTTCTTCCATATCGAATTCTTCACAGAGCGCGGCGCACTGTTCCGGCGTCGTGGCGGCGGCGTGGATCTTGCCCGCCAGCGCTTCGGCATCGGCAACGCCGAGCAGGGTAAGGAACGTGAGCAAGGCCGGGTGCAATATGGGCACAGGCGTCGGTATCCTGGGCTTATTCGCATCCAGGAGCATTGCCAGCGTGCGCTCCATTTTGGCTATGACGGCGGGATCAGTGACTTCGGTATCCCGTCCCACCGTCTCATACCAGGGACAGTCCCAGCGCACATAGCGCAACTCCACGGCATCACCGCAAAGCACCACGAAGTAATAATCAACGGCCCAGCCGGCGTTGACGACTTCCCCCATGCAGATGCTTTTGGGGATGTAGAACG contains these protein-coding regions:
- a CDS encoding DUF6630 family protein, translated to MCEKGTFYIPKSICMGEVVNAGWAVDYYFVVLCGDAVELRYVRWDCPWYETVGRDTEVTDPAVIAKMERTLAMLLDANKPRIPTPVPILHPALLTFLTLLGVADAEALAGKIHAAATTPEQCAALCEEFDMEEAYTGWHVTLMRLALRDRKRLDWVDWKEAPEEVFASLCCLLPPGAKEHLPPCDDEDAYPEEVLRACSPVLHDRYGLTILLWDTGGDEYVFMVVPSDKVSEAFAAASELGITLQRVEDLFDQE